One Phycisphaeraceae bacterium DNA window includes the following coding sequences:
- a CDS encoding transposase encodes MLQPTVRRTWAPRGRTPIHCSWDRRDRLSAISAITVSPRSRRLGLYFDVLRHNVRTEHFAAFLERLLRRTRRRLVVVLDRLNVHRAAARELRERYGDRIHFEWLPPYAPELNPDEQVWNRAKYTDLANFIPDRIDTLGHELVHSFRRTASSQQLLRSFFNHARLPL; translated from the coding sequence ATGCTCCAGCCGACCGTGCGTCGGACCTGGGCGCCGCGCGGACGGACGCCGATTCACTGCAGCTGGGACCGACGCGATCGACTCTCGGCGATCTCGGCCATCACCGTCTCCCCGCGATCGCGTCGACTGGGCCTCTACTTCGACGTGCTCCGCCACAACGTCCGAACCGAACACTTCGCCGCATTCCTCGAGCGTCTGCTCCGCCGCACGCGCCGACGATTGGTCGTCGTCCTCGATCGTCTCAACGTGCATCGGGCCGCGGCGCGGGAACTTCGCGAGCGGTATGGGGACCGCATCCACTTCGAGTGGCTGCCGCCGTACGCGCCCGAGCTCAACCCCGACGAGCAGGTGTGGAACCGCGCCAAGTACACCGACCTGGCGAACTTCATCCCTGACCGCATCGACACGCTCGGTCACGAACTCGTCCACTCCTTCCGTCGAACGGCCAGCTCCCAGCAATTGCTCCGGTCCTTCTTCAACCACGCACGGCTTCCACTGTGA